The proteins below come from a single Panicum hallii strain FIL2 chromosome 7, PHallii_v3.1, whole genome shotgun sequence genomic window:
- the LOC112901583 gene encoding kelch repeat-containing protein At3g27220-like → MARPAAKARPPKHLVALAVVAVLGLVIVVDFLWASSSSASSSTVWSSRLTLSTSPAVQAPPVAKENKKDKKPVGSMHINATFADLPAPELKWEEMAEAPVVRLDGAAIQIKNLLYVFAGYGTINHVHSHVDIYNFSDNTWGGRFDMPKEMAHSHLGMVTDGRFIYVVTGQYGPQCRGPTARNFVLDTETKEWHDLPPLPVPRYAPATQLWRGRLHVMGGSKEDRHEPGLEHWSLAVKDGKALEKEWRSEIPIPRGGPHRACVVANDKLLVIGGQEGDFMAKPGSPIFKCVRRSEVVYSNVYMLDDGMTWKELPPMPKPDSHIEFAWVNVNNSLIIAGGTTDKHPITKKMVLVGEVFRFNLDTLEWSVIGRLPFRIKTTLVGYWDGWLYFTSGQRDKGPKDPSPKKVVGCMFRTKLHL, encoded by the exons ATGGCGAGGCCGGCGGCGAAGGCGCGGCCGCCGAAGCACCTGGTGGcgctcgccgtcgtcgccgtccTCGGCCTCGTGATCGTCGTCGACTTCCTCTGGGCCTCGTCGTCCTCCGCCTCTTCCTCCACCGTCTGGTCCTCCAGGCTTACCCTCTCGACCAGCCCCGCCGTGCAGGCGCCGCCCGTCGCGAAGGAG AataagaaggacaagaaacctGTAGGTTCGATGCACATAAATGCAACTTTTGCAGACTTGCCAGCTCCAGAATTAAAATGGGAGGAGATGGCTGAAGCACCCGTCGTACGTTTGGATGGTGCTGCTATACAGATTAAGAATCTCTTATATGTCTTTGCTGGATATGGCACCATTAACCAT GTGCATTCTCATGTTGATATATACAATTTCTCGGATAATACATGGGGTGGAAGATTTGATATGCCCAAGGAGATGGCACATTCACATCTGGGGATGGTTACTGATGGAAGATTCATCTATGTGGTAACTGGACAGTATGGTCCGCAATGTAGGGGGCCTACAGCTCGAAATTTTGTATTGGACACAGAAACAAAAGAATGGCATGATTTGCCTCCATTGCCAGTTCCTAG ATATGCTCCAGCAACTCAACTATGGAGAGGCAGACTTCATGTGATGGGTGGCAGCAAGGAGGATAGGCATGAACCTGGGCTTGAACATTGGAGCCTTGCAGTAAAGGATGGGAAAGCATTGGAGAAAGAGTGGAGGAGTGAGATACCAATACCACGTGGAGGTCCTCATAG GGCTTGCGTTGTTGCAAATGATAAACTCCTTGTTATTGGTGGTCAAGAAGGTGATTTCATGGCCAAGCCTGGGTCTCCTATATTTAAGTGTGTTAGAAGAAGTGAG GTTGTGTATAGCAATGTTTATATGCTTGATGATGGGATGACGTGGAAGGAACTTCCACCTATGCCAAAACCAGATTCCCATATAGAGTTTGCTTGGGTGAATGTCAACAATTCTCTGATTATTGCTGGAGGAACCACTGATAAGCACCCAATAACTAAAAAGATGGTCTTGGTTGGTGAAGTATTTCGGTTCAATCTGGACACGCTG GAATGGAGTGTGATTGGGCGGTTACCTTTCCGAATCAAGACCACGTTGGTAGGATACTGGGATGGATGGCTGTATTTCACTTCTGGGCAACGAGACAAAGGACCGAAAGACCCGTCTCCTAAAAAGGTTGTCGGGTGCATGTTTAGAACTAAGTTGCATCTGTGA